In Fibrobacter sp. UWH6, the genomic stretch AAGGCGCCAACGGCCAAAGCCCCCTTACCCCAGCGAGAACAACCGGTAATACCAAGACGCTTGACATCGATACCGGCTTCCGGATATTTTTCAAGAGCGTCAATCAAGCGGCTAACGCCCCATGCCCAGGCCATGATGGTACCGGCGCTGGCATTGGATCCGTAAATGTCGTAGAACTTGCCGCTTCCACGATTACTTTCGGGAGCCACGTTATCGGGGTTAAAAATAATCTGGGCAATATCAAGTCCATCGAGTGATTCTCCCAGACTTCCACAGGTATTGCCCATAAAGCCACCGCCAAAGCCAATCATGGCGGGCTTCGGATTATCCTTGGTACCGGCATTATCGATGACCACAGCAAAGGAAGCTGTATTTCCCTTGTCGCTTACGGTCACGTAAAATGTGCTTCCTGCAAGTTTGCCTTCCACCTTTTCAGGGTTACGAGGCTTGTCACCGTACATAATCTTTTCGTACATGGCGCCAATTTCTTCACGGCGGCACTTCCATTCAGCCTTGGTGGAAATTCGGGTACCAGCCAAAGTCTTAAACGGGTCAGGCAATTTAGCGTTTTTCAGGGAAGTGGGAATTTCACCAATGGTGCATTCACTACGGAAGTCTTCCTTGAATGCCGGGGTGTGTTCCACAGCGGGAGTGCTGGAACTAGACGATTCCTTGACCTCGGCAGAGCTAGAAGACTGTTCTTCTGCGGAACTTTTAGCATTTTCAGTTTCGCTTACAGAAGATTCTATTTCCTTTGCAGAACTTTTGGGAGATTCTTCCTTTGCGCTGGAGGAAGATTTCTTCTGCTGATTACCAACAGAGGAACTTGATGAATTTTTTGCAACGTCGGAACTAGCAGGTTTTTCGTCAGATGATTCGCTGGAAACGATGGTTTCTTCGCCATTTTCAGCCCCGGTGGAGGAGCTACCGTCATCAGAACAGGCGTTTAAACCTAGCAGGCCCAAAAAAGCCAGAGTAGACACAGCCAATATACTTTTCTTGTTCATACAAAAACCTTACGGTAGTACTTGATGGCCCAAAATTAGTTTTTTCCGCAATCTTGTCAAACAACATCCATGGTTTGTCTTAAGACATTTCAATTTTAAGGAGCAACTTAAGATTTTAATCACTAAACAAAAACCGGCCGTTTTACTAAATTATGGCTACTATGAGCTTAAAATTCGAAACCCCGATTACTGAAGTCCCGCTGTTCCACCAGGGAAAGGTACGTGACATGTACGACCTGGGCGACAGCTTCCTGATGGTTGCTAGCGACCGTCTTTCCGCCTTTGACGTGGTTCTCCCCACCCCCATTCCGGGTAAGGGCAAGATCCTGAACCAGCTCTCTCTGTTCTGGTTCAAGCAGCTTGGCATGAAGAATCACCTGATCACTGCAAACGTGGACGAATATCCGGAAGTGCTGAAGAAGCACGCCGACTACCTCCGCGGTCGCTCCATGATCGTGAAGAAGGCTCACCGTCATTCCGTGGAATGCATCGTCCGCGGTTACATCGTGGGTTCCGGCTGGAAGGATTATCAGAAGACTGGTCGCATTTGCGGTCATGTGCTCCCCTCCAACCTGCAGCTCTGCGACAAGCTTGAAAACGCTCTCTACACCCCCAGCACCAAGCCGGATGTAGGCCACGACGAAAACATCAGCTTCGAACAGACCTTCGAAATCGTTGGCGAAAAGGTTGCAACCGACCTGAAGAACATGTCTCTCGACATCTACACCAAGGCTCGCGACTACGCCGCATCCAAGGGCATCATCCTGGCAGACACCAAGTTCGAATTTGGCGAAATCGACGGCGAAACCGTTCTTATCGACGAAGTTCTGACTCCGGACTCCAGCCGCTACTGGCCTGCAGACAAGTACCAGGTCGGCAAGAACCAGGAAAGCTTCGACAAGCAGTACATCCGTGACTGGCTCGAAACCTTGGACTGGGGCAAGTGCTATCCGGGTCCCGAAATTCCGGCAGACGTGGTGAAGAACACCCTCGACAAGTACATCGAAATTTTTGTTAGACTCACAGGAAAACAGCCCGAACTCTAACAAAAATTTGTCCTGTTGAAAAATCAACAGGACGATCCCGGATCAAGTCCGGGATGACACGTACGTCTCACTGGCAAGCAGCCGAAACTGTAATTCCAGAAGTCAGGCCGAATCCAATCGGCATTGACTTATGAAAAAGATCTGTCACGACAGGTCTTTTTCTTTTTTGACGGGGACACGGATTAAACCTTGGGCCAACGATAATTTTACTAACCAAATTGAGTTTTTTGCACATTTGGTAGGTAGTATCCCAAACGCCTACTTACCAAACACTCCCTCCCCATAGATTTGGTTAGTAGTATTTTAGTTTATTCATAAAGGTTTTTATATCCAGTCAGGGAAAGATACTAACCAAAATTGATTTCCATTCTTTTTGGTTAGTAGTTTTATTTTCACCGGCACTCAGCACACTCCAAAAAAACGGATTTTTACTAATCAAACCAGGCTATTTCGCCAACTTAGTTAGTAAAAGCCCCCTTTTTCAAAGTAAAAAGCGCTTGATTAACCGTTCCGCATAAGCCGGAGTCATTGGATGGTTTAAATTTTCCACCGAAATAATCAAGTTTCGCCCCACATCAACCCCTTTGGAACTAAGTTTGACAACCTTGGAAACAAATCCCTGCACATAATCAGGTTTGTCCATCAAGCCGAAATGTTCCCACAAAAATTCCTCACGGGTTCGCATATTCAAGCAAGTAAAATCAGGATACCAGCAAGATTCCGCCCCCATATTTAGCGGACATTCGTAGCGAAACGGAACTCCAAGACGATTCAAAGTCTCTGCAATAATCGCTTCAGACTTTGACCGAACCCGAATTCCCGAAGAAGTCACCTGTTCAGCCGAATCTTCCAAAAACGCCTTCCCCTCATAAGGGACCGAAAGCCAACGCTCTGCAAAAGCATCCTCTTGCAACACAGCCGGTTCCACAAGCGACATCCTATCATGGCCCATCGATGAATAGATTTTTTCCAAAGTCGATGGATGATACCGTTTCCGAACAAGTTCAAGGACCTTGATTTCATCCAAAATCTCCTTCAACATTTGCTCATCATAGCGTTTCTGCGCAAGAGACCTCACCTGAGCAAGTTTCTCCTTTGAGATGTACTCGCCTTCCGATTTTTTATTTGATTTCACCCAAAAATATTGAACAGCTCCATTGCTTTTCCCAAGACGAAGCCTTCCCGCGGGGGCCCTCTTTAACTTTTTACGAAGACGTTCCGCATACAAATTCAATTCCGCCAAACGTTTTTCAACAGCCGGCAAAACACAATCAACAGAGAGTTGACTCATGAGTAAATTCCTTTTCCCCTAAAAAACTGTTAAAACATATAATAACAGTGAAATCAACGAGAATCCAGGAATACCATTCCTTACGTCGGGCTTCACATTCCAGCAGCAATATACACATCTAAAAAAAGATGTCAAGAGAGAACCCCATAACCGATTCATTATGCAACCGGCAAGCAGCCCGAGCTGTAATCTGCAAATCACCTAGCGCTGTTTGTATATGAAAAAGACCTCGCTTTTAAAGCGAGGCCTTTTTTAGTGGAGGTGAGGGGAGTCGAACCCCTGTCCAAGATTTCATCCCTGTCCATTCCTACAAGCTTTCCCTTCGCATTTGAGATCTCGTCTAATCCACGCCCAAGAAGGTCGGCGCGAACTTTGACCAGCCTAGTAAATCTCGGGAACTGCACCCAGGCATTACAGTCCCCCATCCCATATTGCGTCCGGACGTACTACCCAATGGGAGTGAGTCGAGGCCCGGCGTAGCCGCTAATTAGGCTGCGAGTGCGTAGTTTTCTTCAGCACTTATTTTTTTTCAGACTTTTTTACGGGTGCCCTCGTCTGAGACCCCGGCTTGCAACTAACACTTCAGTAACCCTGTCGAAACCAAAGCACCCCCAGGTGAGTGTCGCGAAAATGAACTTGTTCATTTTCATGACCGAGCCGCAGGTGCTACTGTCCAAAGGACAGAAAGCACCCCCGTTGGGGGACCCAGAGAGTTGAAGACCTCCTCTCAAGGTATCTCAAATATAGTAAAATATTCGCTTAAACGGGCATGCCAACCCTTGGCGCGGCTAGGACTTGCTTTGCAATATGCTTTTCTTCGTCCGTTCCATAGCCTCAATTACCTTGTCGCACCATTCGTCGAATTCCGGGTCCTCTTCCTGCAATTCCGGATGGGTCAGTACATTCTCGATGGTCTTGCGGATTCCCTGATCAAAGCGTGTGGTGGCGCAGAAACCAGGCACAGCCTTCTTCAGTTTGGAATTGTCGAAAACCACGGAATTGGCCTTGTCACCAAGGAGGCTTCCCGTAAAGTCATAGCCAAACGGGTCCCCCACAGCGGCCAGGAACTCAGATGCCACATGGACCGCCTTCAGTTCTACGCCCAGCACATTGGCAATGCTCTGGTACACCTGATTCCAAGTGACGGTTTCATCGCTGGTAATCTGGAAGCTTTCGCCGATGGCGTGAATGTTTCCCATCAGTCCCACGAAGCCCTTGGCGAAATCGCTGTTGTGGGTCATGGTCCAGAGGCTGGTTCCGTCTCCGTGAATAATTACAGGTTTACCTTCAAGTATGCGCTTGGCCACCTGCCAGCTTCCCTTCTTGCCGTGAACGCCCAGAGGAATCTTGCGTTCGTCGTAGGTATGGCTGGGGCGCACGATGGTAATGGGGAAACCTTCTTCGCGGTACATTTTCATCAGGTACTCCTCCCCCGCAATCTTGTTACGGGAGTATTCCCAGTAAGGATTAGCCAAGGGAGTTCCCTCGTTAATGCGGTAGTCAGAAAGAGGCTTCTGGTAGGCACTGGCGGAACTGATGTACATGAACTGCTTGGTCTTGTTCTTGAACAGTCGGTAGTCACGTTCCAGGGCGCTGTAATGGAAGGCAATAAAATCGCAAACCACATCGAACTGCAAGTCCGCAATTTTAGAAGCCACTTCAGCTTCATCGTAAATGTCAGCGGTAATCTGCTTTATTGCGGGAGTTCCGTCCGCCAACACAGCCATAGGCAAATCCGCGGCGTTTCTATTTCCGCGATTCAGCAAATAGATTTCCCATCCCAGTTCTACAGCCAGGCGAGTAATGGCCATGCTGATGGTCCCCGTTCCGCCAATAAAAAGTGCACGCATAATATGAGTTTGTTAAAGTTCAGGTGAGAGGTCGCTCCCCTTACAGGGGAGCTTTGGGGTATGAGGTATCTATGGAGAAAATTTGCCTCATACCTCTAGGCACGAAGTGCCGACCTCATACCTCACAGCTAAATTAAACTGTTGCCTTGGCGGCAATCTGATAAACCTTAGTCACGTCGTCGGCATTCAGCGGCTTAAAGCCCCAGCCATTACCCGGATTCAGCTTACGCACCATTTCGGGAATGTCTTCTTCCTTGGCGCCAAGTTCAGCAAAGTTGATGGGCATGCCGATGCTCTTGAGGAAACTGCGGAATGCGCGAATACCTGCGCGAGCCGTTTCTTCGGGCTTTTCGAAATTCATGGCGCAGCCGAATACGCGAGTAGCCATCTGGCAGAAACGCATCACATTGTGGTCCATGACGTATTCCATCCAGGAGGGCATAATGACAGCAAGACCTGCACCGTGGGCGCAGTCATACATGCCAGAAAGTTCATGTTCGATGGCGTGGCTGTTCCAGTCCTGACCGCGGCCAACACCGACGATATTGTTATGAGCCACCATGCCTGCCCACATGATGTTGGCGCGGGCTTCGTAGTTGTTGGGGTCAGCAATAACGCGGGGAGTTTCCTTCACCATGGTCATGAGAACCGCTTCGCAAAGACGGTCGGTAACTTCCACTTCGGTAGTGTTGGTGAAGTAACGTTCAAAAACGTGAGCCATGATATCGGTTGCACCGCAGGCAGTCTGATAGGCCGGCAATGTGCAAGTGAGAGCCGGGTTCAGCACAGAAAAACGGGGACGGATGCAATCGCCACCGGCACCGCGCTTCAGCATGCCATCTTCCTTGGTTATGACGGAGTCGCCGGAACCTTCGGAACCTGCAGCGGCAATGGTCAGCACTGTACCCACCGGCAAGGCAACAGCCGGAGCGGCCTTTCCGCAATAGAAATCCCAGAAGTCCCCTTCGTAGGGAACGCCCATGGCAATAGCCTTGGCGCTATCGATAGAAGATCCGCCACCTACAGCGAGAATAAAGTCAATTCCTTCCTTGCGGCAAATTTCAATGCCTTCGTAGACCTTGGTATCCAGCGGATTAGGGTGAACTCCACCCAGTTCTACGAAAGGAACGCCTGCGGCATCGAGGCTTGCCTTAACGCGGTCAATCAATCCGGAACGAACGGCAGAACCGCCACCGAAATGAAGCAAGACCTTGGAGCCGCCATGCTTTTTTACCAATGCACCGCATTCATTTTCGCGGTCGCGGCCAAATACAAATTCCGTAGGACTATAAAAGTTGAAATTTTCCATTAGGACCCAATCCCTGTTAAAGTTTTTATAAAAAATACCCTTTTCTTTAAAGAAAAGGGCAATTTCATCAAGTAATTTTGTTCACAAAAGAAACCAGCTATTCCATGGTCCCCTTGCTCCTGCCGCAAACGGGAATAACGCGGACCTCATTCTTGTCGTTGACTATAAAGGCGACACCAGCCAGGTAATTAATCCACTGCTTATTGCTTTGGGTTTCATAAAAACGCAAATTCAGCTGTCGATCTGTAGCCCATGCCACCAGAGGAACCACCAGCAGGTCATGGGAAATGGCCACGTTCAGCTTGCTCATGCTATCGTAATCCCCGGCCAGCAAATTCTGCAGTTCCACCATCTTTTCGTTGAGATCGTAGAACACGCCCGTGTAGCCCCCGGAATAGGCCCAGCGAGAGAAGACAATCCAACTGCTGACATCGCCTTTCTTCTGCACATACAGTTCCTCATCCTTGATCAGCCAGGAATCCTTCAATTCAGCCAAGGTGTCGTTTTCGAAGGAAGACAAGCCCATCCCCTCAGCAATGTAGGCACAAGTTTCATAGGAACGTTTGATCTCGGTATTATAGAAATGGACGTCCGTAAAGTTCTTCAGTTTTTGACCAAATTCTCGAGACTGATTCATGCCGTTATCGTTCAGACCACCCGACGCAGAATAGTCATTGCCTCGTTCGGCGTGGCGCAAGATCAAGGTTGCCTTTTCATTATCCTTCAGGCTTTCAAGAACGTCCTCGACGCGAACAAAATACGCCATGGGAGCCTGAGCCTTTACATAAAGTGTATCCTTCTGGACAACAGTGTCAATGGAATAGATGGTATCCTTGCTAAAAATGGAATCCAGAACCACCAAGGTATCCAGCTGATAAAGGGTATCCACATGGAAAACGGAATCCAGCCGAACCAAGGTGTCGTAAACCACCAATGTGTCGGATGCAACCACCAGAGTATCGTTATTGACAAGGGTATCCTTTACAACAAGAGTGTCCTTAACGACTAAGGTATCATTTACAACTAAAGTGTCCTTGACGACCAACGTATCTTTCAAGGTTTCGCCAGGCATTTCCTTGACAACAAGGGTGTCCCTGATGACCAAGGTGTCCACTCGAGAAACGGGAATGGTTTCGGGATCCACCGTTTCAACAACTTCTGTTGTATCAAGGCAGGCGGAAAAAAGCATTGCGGTCAGAGAGAACGCGCCGGCGGTCAACGCAGAACGAATCGTGGGGATATATTTCACAGAATCCTCATGAATTTGATGGTGCTTAAAACCAAAACACGGATAAAATTTAATTCTTATTACTAAAAAATTACAGAGTTGAATCCAAATAAAAAAATAAAGTGTGTAAAAAGCAGTAAGTACCGCAAACAAAAAAGGGTTGGACACCTTACGGTATCCAACCCAGGGGGGTTAGGAGGAGCTCTTTAATGCAATCATTTAGCAAAAAATCTTTTGAACTTAGTCTAAAAACGTCATACGACGCAACTTGTTCCTTCTTCGTTCTTAAATATAGAACAGGAATTCAATTTTGGGGAAGATAACCCGCAAATTTCCCATAATTTATAGTAAAAAAAACTTCAGGATCACTCCTGAAGCTCTATTTTGCTCAAAAAATGTTCTGCTTAGGCGATATTGAGAGACTGTTCGCGGATGCATTCCACTTCGTTCTTCAGTTCAATAGCGAGAGCGGCAATTTCAGCATCCTGGCACTTGGTCCCCAAAGTGTTTGCTTCGCGGCCCATTTCCTGAAGGATAAAGCCAAGGTTCTTTCCCTGGGCGCCACCTTCCTTGAGGGCGTTCAGGAACAACTTGTTATGACTCTTGAAGCGGGTGATTTCTTCCTTGATGTCCAACTTGTCTGCCATGATGCAGGCTTCCTGCAGCAGACGGACTTCGTCGATTTCGGAATCCTTCAGAAGCACGTTGATGCGGTCGCGGAACTTGACCTTCCAGTTTTCGATGCGCTTGGGATCCAGCACTTCAACCTTTTCGAGAACGGCATTCAGATGGTCCACGCGGTTTGTCAAGTCGGCTGCCAGGTTAGCACCTTCCTTGGCACGCATTTCGTTCACCTTGTCCAGGGCCTTGTTCAGTTCGTCGGCCAAGTGCTTTTCAAGAGCTTCGGTATCGGCACCGCTGTCGGTAAACTGCAGAACTTCAGGCAGGGCCATGATGTTTTCCAGTTTGATATCACCGGCAATTCCAAATTTGGTCTGCATTGCCTTTGTGATTTCCACAAACTTCGCAATGGCCTGTTCGTTGTAGGAAACGGGAACATTACCGCCAGTGCCTGCACCAAGAGTAACGCTAAAGATCACAGAACCGCGAACCAGCTTTTCCTTGATCTGATTCTTGAAGGAATTTTCAAGATAAGCCAAGTTCTTGGGAAGTTTGCAGCTGATGTCCAAAAAACGGTTATTCACGCTACGAACTTCAATCACACAAGGTGCGCCCTGGAACATGGACTCACTCTTGCCAAAACCAGTCATCGATAAAATAGCCATAATTAGTACCGAGCTCGTGCTTCGCACTTTCAGGAAAGAGGTCGCTCGCACAGCTCGCTTTGAGGTTAAACAATTGACGCTTACGCGTTTTTATAATTTTGCGCCTACGGCGCCATTCTCCAGCTCAGAACTCACGCCTCACAACTCACTGCTTACTTACCATTGCAATTACGTGTTCGGCGCCGAAGTTCTTGAGGCCAACGGCGGTCAGGAACTTGCTAAGGCACTGTTCATTCTGGAACGCCATCTTCTCGATCTTAAGGCCTTCCTTTTCGCAAAGGGTGTAGAAATCCTTAACGGTGAGCAAACGAATGTTGGGTGTGTTGTACCATTCGTAAGGCAGTTCCTTGGACTTGGGCATACGACCGTGGAGCATCAGGGAACCGCGGGCAGACCAATGACCGAAATTGGGGAAAGTCACGATAACGCGCTTGGCCACGCGGAGGATTTCGCTGAGCAAGGCCACCGGGTCGCGAATTTCCTGGATGGTGCGGTTGATAATGGCGTAGTCATAGCTGTCGCTTTCAATATCAGAAATACCGCGTTCATCCAAATCGCGCTGGACCACGGGGACGTCGTTTTCCAGACAGTCCATAATGTCCTTCATGCGCTTTTCGATACCAAGGCCAATCACATTCTTGGTACGGCGGAGGTAATCGATCAAGTCGCCGCTACCGCAACCAAGGTCCAGCACGCGGCTATTTTCCTTGACCATGGAACCCAGCAGTTCAAAATCCTTCTGGTCGTGGAAAACAGGAATGGTCTGCTTGCCAGTCAAGGCTCCATACTTGCTATCCAGGAATCGGCCTACAGCCTTGCCCAGATCTTCATCTTCGATGAGGAAGCCATCGTGACCGAACAGCGTATCCAATTCAAGGCTAGTCACGACCTTGCGATCGTTCAGCAAGGCGCTCGTAATACGGCGGGATTCGTGGGGCGGGAACAACCAGTCCGTAGAAAGGTTCACGTTCAGCACTTCGGCCTGCACATTCTCAAAAGCCTTTTCCAGGGAACCGTATTCCGTTTCCAGGTCGAAGCTATCGGTTGCATGGGCAATATGCAGGTAGCTGTTGGCATCGAAGCGGTCCACAAACTTCGCACCCTGGTAGCGCAGGTAGCTTTCCAGCGGCAGATCCAGGTCAAAGGGAGTGCTGTAAGTAATGGCGTGATTCTTGTGCTCATGATCCTGGGCGCGCTTGAACTTCTTTTCCATTCCTACGGCACTGAGGTAGGTAATGTGAGCCAGCTTGCGGGCATTGGAAAGTCCGACGTCCGGGTGAGCGGATTCATAATAATCGCCATTGTTGTAATTGGGGTCCTGGGTAATCACGTCGCGGGCCACAATTTCAAAACCGAGAGCCTGGCTGCTAAAACGGGGAGACGTTGCAATCAGAACACAACGCTTTACCAGTTCAGGATAGTAGATCGCCCACTTCATGGCCTGGAAGCCACCCATGGAACCGCCAATGACGCAGTAAAGTTCCTTGACTCCCAAATAGTCAGCCAGTTCCTTCTGGGCGTGGACCATGTCGCCGATGGTAATGGTGGGGAAAGTGCTGCCGTAGGGCTTGCCGGTGCGAGGATTGATACTTGCGGGGCCAGTGGAGCCCTTGCAGCCACCCAGAATGTTGCTGCACACAACAAAGAAACGATCCGTATCCACAGGCTTACCCGGGCCAATGAGAGCATCCCACCAACCGGGCTTCTTATCTTCGGGGGAATAATAACCGGCCACGTGGGCATCGGCGGTCAGCGGAGAGGTGACCCAAACGGTATTATTCTTTTCGGCATTCAACTTGCCGTAAGTTTCGTAACGAATTTCCAAAGCAGGAAGAGTCTTGCCATTCTCAAGCAAAAAACCTTGATCCCCATAATCCTTATTAAAAGTCTGGGGAACAACCGGGCAAAGACTACCATTATGCAAAGATTCACTCATATGCATAAATATAGAAAAGCGGTAGGAAAATTTTATTTATCTAGAAAAACCTTAGGCTTTCTTGGGAGAGCCTGTCCAACCCAGCTTTTCGCGGAGAGCGCCCACGAAACCCGTATGACGCATGCGGAGGAAGGTGGTAAAGGATTTGCTCTGAGTCAGAACGACATAATCATCCGGTTCCAGGGGAATACAGGTGCGGCCATCGAAAACCAAGTCCAGGGTCTTGCCTGCGGCCGGACGCAGCACCAGTTTTTTATCTGTAAGAGACATGACCAGCGGACGTACCGAAAGGCTACCGGGAGCCACAGGAGTCAGCACCACGGCATATGTGGCCGGATGGATAATGGGGCCACCTGCCGCAAGGTTGTATGCAGTGGAGCCTGTGGGAGTCGAAACCAGCAGGGAGTCGGCCCAGTATTCCGTATAGTCGGTACCATTGTATTCCACGTTCACATTCACCATACGTTCGGGAGCGTGGGCGCGGAAATGGACTTCGTTCAAGACGGTTTGCTTGGCAATGCACTTCTTACCGTGATACACAGAAGCGTCGATCATCATGCGGTCGCGGGTAGAATACACCCCGGCCAGCAAGTCATCCAGGGTCTGGGAAAGGCATTTGACGCGGGTCTCGGCAAGGAACCCGACGCGGCCAGCGTTCACACCCAGAATGGGAATGTTATGACCAAGAGCCATATGGGCCGCCGAAAGCACGGTACCGTCACCGCCAATGGCCAAAAGCAAGTCGGACTTCAGCAAGGCCTTTTCAGAAACAACCTTTACAGGAGCGCGAACCAGTTCCTTCAGGTTTTCAAGAGCCAGGAACTTGACTTCGGGGTGTTCACTCCCCCATGCGTGAATCTGCTTCAGCGCAAGAGCCAGGTCCGTACTCTTTTCTTTCCAAGCGATAATGCCGATAGTCTTGAACATAAAACACCTTACTTGGTTTCTGCCTCAGGCTTCTTGTTAGCTTCTTCGATAACGCGGTTCAACTTTTCGAGAACGCCAGGATAAGCCGTTTCAATCACGTCGCTATTAGCCACCGGTTCATCGTTCTGCAAGGCCAGCGAAAGAACGCTCAAGGCCAAGCCATTCTGAGGAACGTCTCCGCCGTCAAAGTCAGAACCGTTCACGATGGTTTCTAGACCGCGGATTACCAGGCCGTCATCGTAAACGCCAACTTCGGCACCGGTCTTACGGAGGTTTTCAGCCAGCTTTTCGTTAACGGGGCGCATCTGCTTGCGGACTTCCTTAGGCAGACGCAAAATGGTTTCGCCTTCGGCATAGCAAGCCGCCACCGCCAAGAAGGGAAATTCCTCAAGCCCCGTGGCAATCACATCTTCAGAAAAACGACGTCCCTGCAAGCGCTTGCCAGAAGCCAGCGTAAAGATTTCGATGTCACCGTACACGTCACCATAACGTTCGCGACGGCTGGTCACTTCGTAGCTTGCGCCCATGCGTTTCAGGCAGGTCAATGCCCCGGCGCGAGACGAATTCAATTCCACGTTCTTCAAAACAATTTGCGTGTTCTTGGGGAGCGTACCAATAGTCGCCAGCAAAATAAAGGCAATGGCCTCGGTGGAATCGCCGGGCACAAAATAATCGCGACCCGTAATCACCTTGGTCTCGGAAAGTTCCGTAAACTGGGTGCGTTCAATCTTCTGACCGCGGGCCATCATCATACGACGTTCCAGTTCGGTCAGCTGTTCCATGCCGCGGGTTTCGTACTTCAGGTTCACGCCAAAGTACATGAGCATCTTGGTCCACTGATCGTGAACCGTACCCTTTTCTTCGAAAGTGGTATAGTCGTTGCGGATCAAGGCGCGAAGCAGCAAGCGGTTGCGCATGGGGTAAGTAAAATTCCCCAGGGAATCCTTCTTGGCTACAATTTCGTCGGCGCAGAAGGTGAATACGAACTTGGCGGGTTCATCGGTAACGGGCTTTACCTTGAAATACTTCTGCAGCGTTTCCTTGGCAGAAGCCACCTGGGCAATACCGGCCTCGTCAGCTTCGGCAGCAAAGGTGTAAATCTGTTCTGCATCCTTAGAAGCTAACGTCCAAAGAAGAACGTTGGCGTCTTCGGCAAAATCCATAGGCAGCATGGAGGGCAGACTGTACTGAAAGCCCTTGCCTTCAAGAACCAGCTGGTGGCCCTGCTGTTCGTAGTTCAGTCCGAATTCCTTAAGGGCTTGTGCAAATTTTTCGGAGCCTGCGGCCCAGGCGAAGTCTTCCAGAACGGTACGGCCATTTACCAAGAGGGCCATCACCAGAGTGAGCTCCATGCGCTCGCGGTCGGGGTTCAGCAAAAATTCCATTAGCGTTCCTTAACGTCGTAATCCAAGGCGGTAAGAATTTGAATAGCGCGGCGGGCTTCGTCGGGCGTCT encodes the following:
- a CDS encoding NAD(+)/NADH kinase translates to MFKTIGIIAWKEKSTDLALALKQIHAWGSEHPEVKFLALENLKELVRAPVKVVSEKALLKSDLLLAIGGDGTVLSAAHMALGHNIPILGVNAGRVGFLAETRVKCLSQTLDDLLAGVYSTRDRMMIDASVYHGKKCIAKQTVLNEVHFRAHAPERMVNVNVEYNGTDYTEYWADSLLVSTPTGSTAYNLAAGGPIIHPATYAVVLTPVAPGSLSVRPLVMSLTDKKLVLRPAAGKTLDLVFDGRTCIPLEPDDYVVLTQSKSFTTFLRMRHTGFVGALREKLGWTGSPKKA
- a CDS encoding 3-phosphoshikimate 1-carboxyvinyltransferase, which gives rise to MEFLLNPDRERMELTLVMALLVNGRTVLEDFAWAAGSEKFAQALKEFGLNYEQQGHQLVLEGKGFQYSLPSMLPMDFAEDANVLLWTLASKDAEQIYTFAAEADEAGIAQVASAKETLQKYFKVKPVTDEPAKFVFTFCADEIVAKKDSLGNFTYPMRNRLLLRALIRNDYTTFEEKGTVHDQWTKMLMYFGVNLKYETRGMEQLTELERRMMMARGQKIERTQFTELSETKVITGRDYFVPGDSTEAIAFILLATIGTLPKNTQIVLKNVELNSSRAGALTCLKRMGASYEVTSRRERYGDVYGDIEIFTLASGKRLQGRRFSEDVIATGLEEFPFLAVAACYAEGETILRLPKEVRKQMRPVNEKLAENLRKTGAEVGVYDDGLVIRGLETIVNGSDFDGGDVPQNGLALSVLSLALQNDEPVANSDVIETAYPGVLEKLNRVIEEANKKPEAETK